In Shewanella sp. SNU WT4, one DNA window encodes the following:
- the trbJ gene encoding P-type conjugative transfer protein TrbJ yields MHTSIKQALLCSAFLLPVCQQAQAIPVVCVNCSSEWTQLANNIQLVTTQAENIRQTINQVQMIENQIRNTKNLASGDWGNVFDHLQRLNVLARHGESIAFSSASVMEDMNAVFKGYDSWNKTVAPQDLSTHYRNVSQSLGDTAAASMKVANGIHAQQAEDNVTLQRQQRASENATGRLQAIQAGNQLSAQTISQLQKIETLLATQIQLTSTLVQAENERKQMQQAQQDRFMQGDVPSLESRELKPFSLKQF; encoded by the coding sequence ATGCATACATCCATTAAACAGGCGCTCTTATGTAGCGCCTTTTTGTTACCCGTTTGCCAGCAAGCGCAAGCCATCCCAGTGGTTTGCGTCAACTGCTCTAGCGAATGGACTCAGCTCGCCAACAATATCCAACTCGTAACCACTCAAGCCGAAAATATCCGACAAACCATCAACCAGGTTCAAATGATAGAGAACCAAATCCGCAACACCAAAAACCTGGCCTCGGGTGATTGGGGCAACGTCTTTGACCACCTACAACGCTTAAACGTGCTCGCCAGACACGGTGAAAGTATTGCGTTCTCGTCAGCCTCGGTGATGGAAGACATGAACGCCGTGTTTAAAGGGTATGACAGTTGGAATAAAACCGTCGCCCCACAAGACCTATCCACTCATTACCGCAACGTATCTCAAAGCCTAGGGGATACCGCCGCAGCTTCCATGAAAGTGGCCAACGGCATTCATGCGCAACAAGCAGAGGATAACGTCACCCTTCAACGCCAGCAACGAGCATCTGAAAATGCCACTGGCCGCTTACAGGCCATTCAAGCAGGCAATCAATTGTCAGCGCAAACCATCAGCCAATTGCAAAAAATAGAAACCCTATTAGCCACTCAAATTCAGCTCACTAGCACGCTCGTGCAAGCAGAAAATGAACGCAAGCAAATGCAACAGGCGCAGCAAGATAGGTTTATGCAGGGTGATGTACCGTCCTTAGAATCAAGGGAATTAAAACCCTTTAGCCTCAAACAGTTTTAA
- the trbL gene encoding P-type conjugative transfer protein TrbL, with the protein MRILLVLLWVFSSVAWGAPTAGAPDTGAMDELLRTFENAAGQWPAIIIPITTYLFWTLVTISWAWSFGMMVLNGGDTKDILAELCKRTIMVGFFWYLLLNAHELGAIIINSFASIGAKLAGSGAAQTAISPSSVFDIGLSLVSKIMSKLSVLDIASSIGYILVALGILVVFAFIVLNLMVVIIQYYFLLNAGVVMLGFLGHEWSRDYGINYFKLMIGIGVKYLTMQLIIVLTLNIIDTWVKQSELTWTQLLIILPMMIVIWGLVREIPQMAQSLVSGSDQTTGNAVAGALQAAALTAAAAAGAYGAMGGLTGVAQGAGNMSRLAGAAWDAASEGGGGEGGDGGGENDPATSTPPESGSGSGDSSSSDSGSGDSGAAGSSPGDSGAASSSPGDSSPGDSGSGEQGASGEASSGDSAGDTPPKEGANKGNGAKRGFLGTAAVAAGIAGGAIGKQMKGSAANAFKSAMTAFNTPSDSVVGRAAASLKPNDPSLQPQKKNPMNDAGKSGASKPEPWMQQSGGFSKLSKPNQQQALKNFSQWINDPKHTFNLEEYVSYTQGKHQK; encoded by the coding sequence ATGCGCATTTTGCTCGTACTACTGTGGGTGTTCAGCAGTGTCGCTTGGGGAGCCCCTACCGCTGGCGCCCCAGACACCGGCGCCATGGATGAATTACTGCGCACCTTCGAAAACGCGGCAGGCCAATGGCCCGCCATCATCATTCCCATTACCACCTACTTATTTTGGACGCTGGTAACTATCTCCTGGGCATGGAGTTTCGGGATGATGGTTCTTAATGGCGGCGACACCAAAGACATCTTGGCGGAGCTCTGCAAGCGTACCATCATGGTGGGTTTTTTCTGGTATCTACTGCTCAACGCTCACGAACTGGGCGCCATCATCATCAACAGTTTCGCATCTATCGGGGCAAAACTGGCTGGCAGTGGCGCAGCTCAAACCGCGATATCACCGTCATCAGTGTTTGATATTGGTTTATCGCTCGTGTCAAAGATAATGAGCAAATTAAGCGTTCTTGATATAGCGTCCAGCATTGGCTACATCTTGGTAGCACTAGGGATTCTAGTAGTTTTCGCCTTCATCGTACTTAACCTCATGGTTGTCATTATTCAGTATTATTTCCTGCTGAATGCTGGCGTGGTGATGCTAGGCTTCCTCGGTCACGAATGGAGCCGCGACTACGGGATCAACTATTTTAAGCTGATGATTGGTATCGGGGTGAAGTACCTCACCATGCAACTTATTATCGTACTGACACTGAATATCATTGATACCTGGGTTAAACAAAGTGAGCTCACTTGGACACAGTTGCTCATTATTCTGCCGATGATGATAGTGATTTGGGGGCTAGTACGAGAAATCCCGCAAATGGCGCAAAGCCTCGTCAGTGGTAGTGACCAGACCACGGGCAACGCTGTCGCCGGTGCATTGCAAGCGGCCGCATTGACTGCCGCAGCCGCTGCGGGTGCTTATGGCGCCATGGGCGGATTAACCGGTGTGGCACAAGGCGCAGGCAACATGTCTCGCCTCGCTGGCGCTGCATGGGACGCAGCATCCGAAGGTGGTGGTGGCGAAGGTGGTGACGGAGGCGGCGAAAACGATCCGGCAACTTCAACACCCCCTGAAAGCGGCAGCGGCTCTGGTGACTCAAGCTCTAGTGACTCAGGCTCTGGTGACTCAGGCGCCGCCGGTTCGAGCCCAGGAGATTCAGGTGCCGCCAGTTCAAGCCCAGGAGATTCAAGCCCAGGTGATTCAGGCTCAGGCGAGCAAGGAGCAAGCGGTGAAGCCTCTAGTGGTGACAGCGCGGGCGATACACCTCCCAAAGAAGGCGCAAACAAAGGCAATGGCGCAAAGCGGGGCTTTCTTGGCACTGCCGCTGTTGCTGCCGGCATTGCTGGCGGTGCCATTGGTAAACAAATGAAGGGCTCTGCCGCCAACGCTTTCAAGTCAGCCATGACCGCGTTTAATACCCCCTCTGATTCTGTGGTGGGCCGCGCAGCAGCAAGCCTTAAACCTAACGATCCATCGCTACAACCTCAAAAAAAAAATCCAATGAATGATGCCGGCAAATCTGGCGCGAGCAAGCCTGAGCCTTGGATGCAGCAATCTGGCGGGTTTTCGAAGCTCAGCAAACCGAACCAACAACAGGCGCTTAAAAACTTCAGTCAGTGGATTAATGATCCAAAACACACCTTTAACCTGGAGGAGTACGTCTCCTATACCCAGGGTAAACACCAGAAATAG
- a CDS encoding conjugal transfer protein TrbE, translated as MFQTAKYRTPSMGFSDLLNYAILADDGVILNKDGSLMAGFAFAGPDISSATVSERNDLMGRINRVLCGFGTGWMTHVEAVRDRSPNYLDTQGAAFPHPVFAMIDAERQDYYQRVSTRYDSDYYLFVTYMPPNKAKSAIANFMFEQNSNVKQGYQKHLDVFKSKLREVESNLSGYIQIKQLNAYKPSVHSQFYCCKLLEALNHCISGAHHPMQLPFCPSGLDTLLGLHDFWTGLSPKLDDQLLMTISVNDFPDSSVPNMLYHLDKLGMSYRWSTRFCFFDATDAEKALRKEQRAWKQKIIGFKDRFTNNPNPTIDTDAQRMHVQYSQAADMVKSNGVQYGHYTSTLIIRATTQEALDDMAERLINAIRHLGFNAITESVNSVDAFLGSLPSDSLHNVRRPLVSTLNLAAMLPTSAQWTGNITNPNPMYPEHSPALMQVGGEGNAPFWLNLHHDDLGHSLVFGPPGAGKSTLLALLVAQASRYPHCKQFVFDKDYSAFAISQCGGVHYDICKDSTVSFAPLSKLRDDFDWTVDFVVKLLALRQLHVTPRQRNEIQATLRNLADTDTLEHITLSEFVNVADVEIAEALQHYTLGSAGSLLNNPSDSFQNAALQVFEMGELMSKGDQDLLPVLIYLFRQIELSLDGHPAFLWIDEAWVALQNPIFEAMVEEWLRVLRKKNCVVALFTQSLGEAAKSAIFEMLMIACPTKVFLPNPDADNPTLKTIYQGFGLNSRQIAIIKEGQRKRDYYITQPEGNRLFNLNLGELSLAFVAKSGKHDLNAIREHISEYGAQWYQHWLVTCGIIDEQTRQEFASAQQPASP; from the coding sequence ATGTTCCAAACCGCAAAGTATCGAACGCCCAGCATGGGCTTTAGTGATTTACTCAACTACGCCATTTTGGCTGATGATGGTGTCATTCTGAATAAGGACGGCTCATTAATGGCAGGGTTTGCATTTGCTGGCCCTGATATTTCTAGCGCGACCGTTTCAGAGCGCAACGACCTAATGGGGCGCATTAATCGGGTACTCTGCGGTTTTGGCACCGGCTGGATGACTCACGTTGAAGCTGTTCGTGACCGCTCACCCAATTATTTAGACACTCAAGGCGCCGCGTTTCCGCACCCCGTGTTTGCCATGATTGACGCTGAGCGTCAGGATTATTACCAGCGAGTCAGTACGCGCTATGATTCTGACTACTACCTGTTTGTCACGTATATGCCGCCAAACAAAGCCAAGTCAGCCATTGCTAACTTTATGTTTGAGCAAAACAGTAACGTCAAACAAGGCTACCAAAAGCATCTAGATGTATTTAAAAGCAAGTTGCGTGAAGTCGAAAGCAACCTCAGCGGCTACATTCAGATTAAGCAGCTCAACGCCTATAAACCCTCAGTTCACAGTCAATTTTATTGCTGCAAACTGCTTGAAGCCCTTAATCACTGCATTAGTGGCGCCCACCATCCCATGCAACTCCCTTTTTGCCCAAGCGGCTTAGACACATTGCTAGGGCTGCACGACTTCTGGACAGGATTAAGCCCCAAGCTCGATGACCAGCTATTAATGACAATTAGCGTTAACGACTTTCCCGACAGCTCCGTGCCCAACATGCTTTATCACCTTGATAAACTTGGCATGAGCTACCGATGGTCAACCCGCTTTTGTTTTTTTGATGCAACCGATGCAGAAAAGGCGCTGCGCAAAGAGCAGCGGGCCTGGAAGCAAAAAATTATCGGTTTTAAAGACAGATTTACGAACAACCCTAACCCCACTATTGATACTGACGCCCAGCGTATGCACGTTCAGTACAGCCAAGCAGCGGATATGGTTAAATCCAACGGCGTTCAATATGGCCACTACACCTCAACACTCATTATTCGCGCCACGACTCAAGAAGCGCTGGACGATATGGCAGAGCGATTGATTAATGCGATTAGGCACCTTGGATTTAATGCCATTACTGAAAGCGTTAACAGTGTTGATGCCTTCTTAGGCTCATTGCCATCAGACAGCTTACACAACGTCAGACGCCCGCTAGTGAGCACCTTAAACCTCGCCGCCATGCTACCTACCTCAGCACAGTGGACGGGCAACATTACCAACCCTAATCCTATGTATCCTGAACATTCACCCGCATTGATGCAGGTGGGCGGGGAAGGAAACGCCCCCTTTTGGTTAAACCTGCACCATGACGACTTAGGTCACAGCTTAGTGTTTGGCCCACCCGGGGCAGGTAAATCCACCCTATTGGCGCTACTCGTCGCGCAAGCGAGTCGATACCCTCACTGCAAACAGTTTGTCTTTGATAAGGACTACTCAGCATTTGCCATCAGTCAGTGTGGCGGCGTTCACTACGACATTTGCAAAGACAGCACAGTGAGCTTTGCACCCTTATCGAAACTGCGTGACGATTTCGATTGGACGGTGGATTTTGTGGTTAAATTACTGGCACTGCGCCAGTTGCACGTAACTCCGCGCCAGCGCAATGAAATCCAAGCCACCCTGCGCAACCTCGCTGACACTGACACGCTAGAGCACATTACCCTTAGTGAGTTCGTTAACGTGGCCGACGTAGAGATTGCAGAAGCCCTTCAGCACTACACCCTTGGCAGTGCTGGCAGCTTACTCAACAACCCCAGTGACAGCTTTCAAAACGCAGCTCTTCAAGTGTTTGAAATGGGCGAGCTAATGAGCAAGGGCGACCAAGATTTATTACCCGTACTCATTTACCTGTTTAGACAAATCGAACTGAGTCTTGATGGCCATCCCGCATTTCTTTGGATAGATGAAGCCTGGGTTGCATTACAGAACCCTATATTTGAGGCCATGGTTGAAGAATGGCTGAGGGTACTGCGTAAGAAAAACTGCGTGGTTGCCCTATTCACTCAATCATTGGGTGAGGCCGCGAAGTCAGCCATCTTTGAAATGCTCATGATAGCCTGCCCGACCAAGGTATTTTTGCCCAATCCGGACGCTGACAACCCCACGTTAAAGACTATTTATCAGGGGTTTGGTCTTAATAGTCGTCAAATTGCCATCATCAAAGAAGGCCAGCGCAAGCGGGATTACTACATTACCCAACCAGAAGGTAATCGACTATTTAATCTCAACCTTGGTGAGCTAAGCCTCGCGTTTGTTGCCAAAAGTGGCAAGCACGACCTCAACGCCATTCGTGAGCACATCAGTGAATATGGAGCGCAGTGGTATCAGCACTGGTTAGTCACCTGCGGCATCATTGACGAGCAGACCAGACAAGAATTTGCCAGCGCACAACAACCAGCATCGCCATGA
- a CDS encoding TrbC/VirB2 family protein, translating to MNQFEPPRYQSWLKYLTEHPLILLAILFAIAMLFPDIAHATSSSGMPWESPLNKLVKSITGPVAFGISILAIVAAMAGLLFGGELSGLIKTLLFLAVGISVVVFAANVLSSLFNVSSTLVT from the coding sequence ATGAACCAATTTGAACCGCCCAGGTATCAATCGTGGCTCAAATACCTCACTGAACACCCGCTAATTCTACTCGCTATTTTATTCGCCATTGCCATGTTGTTCCCTGACATTGCTCACGCAACATCGTCCTCTGGTATGCCTTGGGAATCTCCCCTCAACAAACTAGTGAAATCCATCACGGGCCCTGTCGCGTTTGGCATTTCAATTTTAGCCATTGTCGCGGCCATGGCAGGCTTGCTGTTTGGCGGGGAATTATCAGGGTTAATCAAAACCTTACTGTTCCTAGCTGTCGGCATTTCCGTTGTGGTGTTTGCTGCTAACGTATTGAGTTCTCTCTTTAACGTGTCATCAACCTTGGTGACATGA
- the trbG gene encoding P-type conjugative transfer protein TrbG, with amino-acid sequence MKQTFTFSLLLLAMLPGLAQANALNAKEKQATELAQDWIAKDNKTITDGSGRVTYFYGASLPTVVCAPFKTCVLELDTQEVINPDNGLQIGDAVRWRVTPTVSGSGDTRRTQLIIKPTDTNLETNLTIATNKRIYQVKLISRANDWMPLVNFEYPEERAAQWAAYQSAMQVETQKNTLPDGQLVPELDFNYDVSGKADFKPLRVYNDGRKTIIEMPTRVEHRVLPTLLVVNGNQQELVNYRYKNSYIQDGRRINGRFVVDQLSDAIMLVVGVGGDQESILIEYEGQ; translated from the coding sequence ATGAAACAGACCTTTACTTTTAGCCTGTTATTGCTGGCCATGCTGCCTGGACTGGCGCAGGCAAACGCCTTAAATGCCAAAGAAAAACAGGCCACGGAACTCGCTCAAGATTGGATAGCTAAGGACAATAAAACCATTACCGATGGTAGTGGCCGCGTGACTTACTTCTACGGTGCATCATTGCCAACCGTAGTTTGCGCCCCCTTTAAAACCTGCGTACTTGAGCTAGACACTCAAGAGGTCATTAACCCAGATAATGGCCTGCAAATCGGGGATGCCGTGCGCTGGCGCGTGACGCCTACCGTGTCGGGCTCTGGGGATACCCGTCGCACCCAATTAATCATCAAACCTACTGACACTAACCTTGAGACCAATTTAACCATTGCCACCAATAAGCGGATTTATCAGGTCAAACTCATTTCACGAGCCAATGATTGGATGCCGCTAGTCAACTTCGAGTATCCCGAAGAACGTGCGGCGCAGTGGGCAGCCTACCAATCGGCCATGCAGGTAGAAACCCAAAAGAATACCTTGCCCGATGGCCAGTTGGTGCCCGAGCTCGATTTTAATTATGACGTATCAGGCAAAGCGGACTTCAAACCGCTGCGAGTTTATAACGATGGTCGCAAGACCATCATTGAAATGCCAACGCGGGTAGAGCACCGAGTGCTACCTACCTTGTTGGTTGTGAATGGCAATCAGCAAGAGCTGGTGAACTACCGCTATAAAAACAGTTACATCCAGGATGGGCGCCGTATTAATGGCCGCTTCGTGGTAGACCAACTGTCTGACGCTATCATGCTGGTTGTCGGTGTGGGTGGCGACCAAGAGTCCATTTTAATTGAATATGAGGGGCAGTAG
- a CDS encoding type IV secretion system protein: MDNTPPERAQDEMSLMYQRARMEWDERIGDTVKQLKTWRIVAISSLVVTAFSVIGISYIGAQSKIQPFALALSDDRVIALQELTALPKNQLELVTRSQIAGFIEHVRSVYSDPFAQQKAVQDAFAHLRSNDAAHQQLSQALSTTLNPMKRAETELVKVSIHSVLPLGDGNTYQVEWTETLSDRKGKVISTPRFRAALTTSHQTPSTPEGFMRNPTGLWFTTYQVTEIN, translated from the coding sequence ATGGATAACACACCTCCCGAACGGGCTCAGGATGAAATGAGCTTGATGTATCAACGCGCCCGCATGGAATGGGATGAACGCATTGGTGATACGGTCAAACAGCTTAAAACATGGCGCATTGTGGCCATATCGTCGCTTGTCGTGACGGCATTTTCAGTTATTGGCATTAGCTATATTGGCGCCCAGAGCAAAATCCAGCCGTTTGCACTGGCATTAAGTGATGACCGAGTGATTGCCTTGCAAGAGCTCACAGCGCTGCCAAAAAACCAACTAGAGCTTGTCACTCGCAGTCAAATTGCGGGATTTATTGAACATGTTCGCAGTGTGTATTCAGATCCGTTTGCCCAGCAAAAAGCGGTACAAGACGCCTTTGCTCACTTGCGTAGTAATGATGCCGCGCATCAACAACTGAGCCAGGCGTTATCAACCACATTAAACCCAATGAAACGCGCTGAAACTGAACTGGTCAAGGTATCTATTCACAGCGTATTGCCCCTAGGGGATGGCAATACTTACCAAGTTGAATGGACTGAAACCTTGTCAGACCGCAAGGGTAAGGTGATATCTACCCCACGATTCAGGGCGGCTCTCACGACCTCCCACCAAACACCCAGCACCCCAGAAGGGTTTATGCGTAACCCAACGGGTCTGTGGTTCACCACGTATCAAGTCACGGAAATCAACTGA
- the trbB gene encoding P-type conjugative transfer ATPase TrbB, protein MQSNSHINSIKTHFGQKQLELLNDDDVTELMLNSDGNLWVERFGLPMQIESSMTPTQAMLLMKALAGFHSVSLTAEQPLLECEFPVDGSRFEGVIPPVVLAPTFALRKKAIRVFSLDDYMQTGMLSKAQCAVLRQAITERKNILIVGGTGSGKTTFANALINEMVCLCHNDRIVIIEDTNEIQCAAQNSVILRSNATTSMANLLRATLRLRPDRILVGEVRGGEALSLLKAWNTGHSGGIATIHANSARLGLIRLGDCIAEVSQHINHTLISQTVNLVVFIEKSSTGRSIKEIIQVHDFVDGQYVTSTIES, encoded by the coding sequence ATGCAAAGTAACTCTCATATTAACAGCATCAAAACCCACTTCGGGCAAAAGCAGCTCGAATTGCTTAATGATGATGACGTTACCGAGCTCATGTTAAACAGTGACGGTAACTTGTGGGTAGAACGATTTGGCTTACCTATGCAAATTGAGTCATCAATGACACCCACTCAAGCCATGCTATTAATGAAAGCACTCGCGGGATTTCACAGCGTCAGCCTAACGGCAGAGCAGCCTTTGCTTGAATGTGAATTTCCTGTCGACGGCAGCCGGTTTGAGGGCGTAATTCCACCAGTAGTATTGGCGCCCACATTTGCGCTGCGTAAAAAAGCCATTCGAGTGTTCAGCCTTGACGACTACATGCAGACTGGAATGCTATCCAAAGCCCAGTGTGCAGTTCTCAGACAAGCAATCACTGAGCGAAAAAACATACTGATTGTTGGTGGCACTGGCTCTGGCAAAACCACGTTTGCTAACGCTCTTATTAATGAAATGGTGTGTCTTTGCCATAACGACCGCATTGTTATTATTGAAGACACCAACGAAATTCAGTGTGCCGCGCAGAACTCGGTGATATTGCGCAGTAATGCCACCACATCAATGGCCAATCTACTGCGAGCCACCTTGCGCCTGCGCCCCGACCGCATTCTGGTTGGTGAAGTGCGTGGAGGTGAGGCGCTATCGCTACTTAAAGCGTGGAACACTGGCCATTCTGGCGGTATAGCAACCATTCACGCCAACAGCGCCCGCCTGGGACTCATTCGTTTAGGTGATTGCATCGCTGAAGTATCACAACACATCAATCACACCCTTATCTCTCAAACCGTAAATCTCGTTGTTTTCATAGAAAAATCATCAACCGGCCGCAGCATTAAAGAAATAATTCAAGTGCATGACTTTGTAGACGGCCAATACGTTACGTCAACCATTGAAAGTTAA
- the trbD gene encoding conjugal transfer protein TrbD → MALHRTPIFDFHRGNLILGCERNLLMLLGMLCMVLMVLQTAVSIALAIALWIGGLPLLSMMGKADPHMTKVFARYRKYAEFYPAHSRKNYANRD, encoded by the coding sequence ATGGCACTACACCGCACCCCTATTTTTGATTTTCACCGCGGCAATCTCATTTTGGGTTGTGAGCGTAACTTACTGATGCTGCTTGGCATGTTGTGCATGGTTCTCATGGTACTTCAAACCGCCGTATCAATCGCGTTAGCCATAGCACTATGGATAGGCGGATTGCCATTGCTCAGCATGATGGGCAAAGCCGACCCTCACATGACCAAAGTATTTGCGCGCTATCGTAAATACGCTGAGTTTTACCCTGCTCACAGCCGCAAAAACTACGCCAACCGGGATTAA